A genomic window from Balaenoptera acutorostrata chromosome 20, mBalAcu1.1, whole genome shotgun sequence includes:
- the LOC130705835 gene encoding uncharacterized protein LOC130705835 — translation MVLQARKKNNSTELIIESERASSDKSAVSLSGFMNEQLDFNNKSDIISARNYILPYISEGNLGDVESTLLPFLQLLFSNTQDGDMPLGLLKNNTRSPSVKPVHKNSTNKNKLGKLHFLENVLDAETQEKFDEVKKEEKPATRTRSNLLSAMFKCYLFQKKLETPQPQKHSPAKIESTEEKLLRVNRVLKGPRGLQKMHLQAVGDESVRRKQNAQPSVASTAEERRLRRPSPGKLKQLLGAEAQEAGGKVLKCGFFIHKIIQGSRLLYPETVLQGQAFCLHPSKIPI, via the coding sequence ATGGTGTTACAAGCCCGGAAGAAGAAcaacagcaccgagctgattatTGAGTCAGAGAGGGCATCCTCAGATAAAAGTGCTGTCAGCTTGTCAGGCTTCATGAATGAGCAGCTGGACTTTAATAATAAAAGTGATATTATCAGTGCACGAAATTACATACTGCCTTACATCTCAGAGGGAAATCTAGGAGATGTGGAATCAACATTATTACCATTCCTTCAACTTCTTTTTTCAAATACACAAGATGGAGATATGCCCCTGGGCCTTTTGAAAAACAATACAAGGAGCCCTTCTGTTAAGCCTGTACACAAGAAttcaactaataaaaataaattggggAAACTCCATTTTCTGGAAAATGTGTTAGATGCAGAAACTCAAGAAAAATTTGATGaggttaaaaaggaagaaaaacctgcCACGCGTACACGTTCCAACCTTTTAAGTGCCATGTTTAAATGCTACCTCTTTCAAAAGAAATTGGAAACTCCCCAACCACAGAAACACAGCCCAGCAAAGATTGAGAGTACCGAGGAAAAGCTGCTGAGAGTGAACAGGGTCCTCAAGGGCCCAAGGGGCCTACAGAAAATGCACCTCCAAGCAGTGGGAGATGAGAGCGTCAGGAGGAAACAGAATGCCCAGCCATCTGTGGCGAGCACTGCTGAAGAAAGAAGGCTCAGGAGGCCATCCCCAGGAAAGCTGAAACAGCTTCTCGGTGCAGAGGCCCAGGAAGCTGGTGGGAAAGTCCTGAAATGCGGAttcttcattcataaaataataCAAGGCAGCAGGCTCCTCTACCCTGAAACAGTACTTCAAGGTCAGGCCTTCTGCCTCCATCCCTCCAAAATCCCCATCTGA